The following proteins are encoded in a genomic region of Ornithinibacillus sp. 4-3:
- a CDS encoding energy-coupling factor ABC transporter ATP-binding protein, with protein MEIKFEQVNYTYQPNTPFAHQALKDVSFQIPSGTFVAIIGHTGSGKSTLIQHLNGLTIPTQGKVQIGPYTLSKEQKLKEMKNLRSQVGVVFQYPEHQLFEETVEKDIAFGPQNFGVDEGEIKKRIENILPQVGISAELLPRSPFDLSGGQMRRVAIAGVLAVEPKVLVLDEPTAGLDPRGQKEMMDMFYRLHQERELTTVLVTHSMEDALKYADHVIIMNKGSKYMEGKPLEVFQMKEALQKVNLDVPEIIHFLQSFEEKFGYSIPYKHQSLHELALAIQKALKEADSI; from the coding sequence ATGGAAATTAAATTCGAGCAGGTAAATTATACATATCAACCGAATACACCCTTTGCTCATCAAGCATTAAAAGATGTCTCTTTCCAAATTCCATCTGGCACATTTGTAGCAATTATTGGACATACTGGCTCAGGGAAATCGACGTTGATTCAGCATTTAAATGGCTTAACTATCCCAACACAAGGAAAAGTACAGATCGGACCATATACATTATCTAAGGAACAGAAATTAAAAGAAATGAAAAATCTGCGAAGTCAGGTTGGTGTTGTTTTTCAGTATCCAGAGCATCAATTGTTTGAGGAAACCGTTGAGAAGGATATTGCATTTGGACCTCAAAATTTTGGTGTAGATGAAGGAGAAATTAAGAAACGCATTGAAAATATATTGCCTCAAGTCGGAATTTCTGCAGAATTACTCCCCCGTTCTCCCTTTGATCTAAGTGGAGGGCAAATGAGAAGAGTTGCCATTGCAGGTGTATTAGCTGTGGAGCCTAAGGTGCTTGTATTAGATGAACCAACAGCTGGATTAGATCCAAGAGGGCAAAAAGAAATGATGGATATGTTCTATCGTTTACATCAAGAAAGAGAGTTAACAACAGTGCTCGTTACACATAGTATGGAAGATGCTTTAAAGTATGCTGATCATGTTATTATCATGAATAAAGGATCGAAGTATATGGAAGGAAAACCACTCGAGGTATTCCAAATGAAAGAAGCACTCCAGAAAGTAAACTTAGATGTTCCAGAAATTATTCATTTCTTGCAGTCCTTTGAGGAGAAATTCGGTTATTCTATTCCATATAAACATCAGTCCTTACATGAGCTAGCATTAGCCATACAAAAGGCATTGAAAGAAGCTGATAGCATATGA
- a CDS encoding energy-coupling factor transporter transmembrane protein EcfT, translating into MNSIIIGQYVPGNSLVHRLDPRTKITIIFFFVVFVFFANNVPSYGILVTFALLTVVLTRIPYRFILKGLTPVWFLLVFTFILHIIVTKDGSVLLEIWRFKIYTGGVIQGFAISLRFFLLILITSLLTLTTTPIEITDAIEDMLHPLKKLKFPIHELALMMSISLRFIPTLLQETDKISKAQASRGVDFRTGSIKERAKAIVPLLIPLFVSAFKRAEELAMAMEARGYNGGEGRTKLRELKITKLDIIVYFVFIVVIAGLFFTRNYTA; encoded by the coding sequence ATGAATTCGATTATCATTGGACAGTACGTACCAGGAAATTCACTTGTTCATCGCTTAGACCCTCGCACGAAAATAACCATTATTTTCTTCTTTGTTGTTTTCGTATTTTTTGCGAATAATGTACCAAGTTATGGAATATTAGTAACCTTTGCATTGCTCACGGTAGTATTAACTAGAATTCCATATCGTTTTATATTAAAGGGTCTGACACCTGTATGGTTTTTACTAGTTTTCACCTTTATATTGCATATCATTGTAACAAAGGATGGTTCTGTCCTTTTAGAAATATGGAGATTTAAAATATATACTGGTGGTGTTATACAAGGTTTCGCAATTTCATTAAGGTTTTTCTTACTTATTTTAATTACATCCTTGCTTACTTTGACAACAACACCAATTGAAATTACAGATGCTATAGAAGATATGCTACATCCGTTAAAGAAGCTTAAATTTCCGATTCATGAATTAGCTTTAATGATGTCTATCTCTTTGCGCTTTATCCCAACGTTATTACAGGAAACAGATAAAATATCAAAAGCACAAGCTTCACGAGGTGTTGATTTTCGTACTGGTTCCATCAAGGAAAGAGCGAAAGCTATAGTTCCTTTACTCATTCCTTTATTCGTAAGTGCTTTTAAGAGAGCAGAAGAACTTGCAATGGCAATGGAAGCACGAGGGTATAATGGAGGAGAAGGACGAACGAAATTACGAGAATTAAAAATTACAAAGTTAGATATCATTGTTTATTTCGTGTTTATTGTAGTTATTGCAGGATTATTTTTTACAAGAAATTATACAGCATAG
- the truA gene encoding tRNA pseudouridine(38-40) synthase TruA, whose translation MEKMKCTLSYDGTNYSGFQIQENGRTIQGEIEKALKKIHKGKSIRIQASGRTDAGVHARAQVIHFETDLYLSEESWQRALNTLLPADIYIHQVVEVPEFFHARFDAIAKEYHYFVFNRKERDVFRKNYFYHFPHALDIEAMQAACQYFIGEHDFTACCSTRSTIKGSKVRTLTKLSCEKQGDEIKFVVRGNGFLQHMVRIIVGTLMEVGQGLRNPEEIPVLLEKKDRRLLGKTVPAQGLYLLEVEYPSE comes from the coding sequence ATGGAAAAGATGAAATGTACCCTCAGCTATGATGGGACGAATTATTCTGGGTTTCAAATTCAAGAAAATGGTCGCACCATTCAAGGGGAGATTGAAAAGGCCCTAAAAAAGATACATAAGGGAAAATCCATTCGTATCCAAGCTTCAGGAAGAACAGATGCAGGAGTGCATGCAAGAGCACAGGTGATTCATTTCGAAACAGATCTATATCTTTCTGAGGAAAGCTGGCAAAGAGCTTTAAATACATTATTACCAGCAGATATATATATTCATCAAGTAGTAGAAGTACCAGAATTCTTCCATGCACGTTTTGATGCTATTGCGAAGGAATACCATTATTTCGTATTTAATCGTAAGGAAAGAGATGTTTTCCGTAAAAATTATTTTTACCACTTTCCACATGCCTTAGACATAGAGGCAATGCAAGCGGCTTGCCAATACTTTATTGGAGAGCATGATTTTACTGCATGCTGTTCAACAAGATCGACGATTAAAGGAAGCAAAGTACGAACACTTACGAAATTAAGCTGTGAGAAGCAAGGCGATGAAATAAAATTTGTTGTGCGAGGTAATGGATTTCTGCAGCATATGGTTCGGATTATTGTTGGTACACTAATGGAGGTCGGACAGGGACTACGTAACCCAGAAGAGATTCCAGTGCTACTCGAGAAAAAGGACCGTCGCTTACTCGGGAAAACCGTTCCTGCTCAGGGATTATATCTTTTAGAAGTTGAATATCCATCAGAGTGA
- the rplM gene encoding 50S ribosomal protein L13 — translation MRTTFMANENNIERKWFVVDAEGKRLGRLASEVAAILRGKHKPTYTPHVDTGDHVIIVNAEKIELTGNKLSDKMYYRHSGFPGGLKGRNAEEMLAKFPERVTELAIKGMLPKGSLGRKMIKKLHVYSGSEHNNQAQKPEVYELRG, via the coding sequence ATGCGCACGACTTTCATGGCGAATGAAAATAATATTGAACGCAAATGGTTTGTTGTTGATGCAGAAGGCAAGCGTTTAGGTCGTTTAGCAAGTGAAGTTGCAGCGATTTTACGTGGAAAGCATAAGCCAACATACACACCACATGTTGATACTGGAGATCATGTAATTATTGTAAATGCAGAGAAAATTGAACTAACTGGAAACAAACTTTCTGACAAAATGTATTACCGTCACTCAGGATTTCCTGGTGGATTAAAAGGACGTAATGCAGAAGAAATGTTAGCGAAGTTCCCAGAGCGTGTAACAGAACTTGCAATTAAAGGAATGTTACCAAAAGGTTCTCTTGGACGCAAAATGATTAAAAAATTACACGTATATAGTGGATCAGAACATAACAATCAAGCACAAAAGCCAGAAGTTTACGAACTTCGTGGATAA
- the rpsI gene encoding 30S ribosomal protein S9, whose amino-acid sequence MAQVQYYGTGRRKTSTARVRLVPGTGQIIINKRNAEDYFPYETQLIIINQPLATTETQGTYDVLVNVDGGGYTGQAGAIRHGIARALLKVDPEYRTPLKREGFLTRDARMVERKKYGLKGARRAPQFSKR is encoded by the coding sequence TTGGCACAAGTACAATATTACGGAACTGGCCGTCGTAAGACATCGACTGCACGTGTACGCCTTGTTCCAGGAACAGGTCAAATTATTATTAACAAACGTAATGCAGAAGATTACTTCCCATATGAAACTCAACTTATTATTATTAACCAACCACTTGCAACAACTGAAACTCAAGGAACATATGATGTTTTAGTTAATGTTGATGGTGGAGGATATACAGGTCAAGCTGGAGCTATCCGTCACGGAATCGCTAGAGCTTTACTAAAAGTAGATCCAGAATACCGTACTCCGCTTAAGCGTGAAGGCTTCTTAACAAGAGATGCTAGAATGGTTGAGCGTAAGAAATACGGTCTTAAAGGCGCGCGTAGAGCTCCTCAGTTCTCGAAGCGTTAA
- a CDS encoding gluconate 2-dehydrogenase subunit 3 family protein, translating into MSDKKGKSNGNGQPKQKSRRQFLKNSGLVVGGIVGGGLLGTFADNLFVSDQPTSTQPNQGETLEREFTETRMFFTRFEDFSVLGAAVERIYPEDDNGPGAIGLGVPYFIDKQLAGPYGSNKFDYMKGPIQEVDVASSYQTLMTRGEVFIEGIRKLNAESLNTYDERFYDLEEEQQDELLTAMEAGEIELRGVKSSTFFSLLRQMTIEGVYADPLYGGNKDMMGWKMKEHPGIRAGYSDLIEEEEFQVIEQMSLKDYQR; encoded by the coding sequence ATGTCTGACAAAAAAGGTAAGAGCAATGGGAATGGTCAACCGAAACAAAAGTCGAGACGTCAATTTTTGAAAAATTCTGGATTAGTTGTCGGTGGTATTGTTGGTGGAGGTTTATTAGGTACATTTGCTGACAATCTATTTGTATCAGATCAACCAACATCGACTCAACCTAATCAAGGAGAAACGTTAGAAAGAGAGTTTACAGAAACAAGAATGTTCTTTACTCGATTTGAAGATTTTTCTGTATTAGGAGCAGCAGTAGAAAGGATTTATCCGGAAGATGATAATGGTCCTGGTGCAATTGGTTTAGGTGTTCCATATTTTATTGACAAACAATTAGCAGGTCCATATGGCTCGAATAAATTTGACTATATGAAAGGTCCTATTCAAGAAGTAGATGTTGCTTCATCTTATCAAACACTAATGACACGTGGTGAAGTATTTATTGAAGGGATTCGAAAACTAAATGCCGAAAGTTTAAACACTTATGATGAAAGGTTTTATGATTTAGAAGAAGAACAGCAAGATGAGCTATTAACAGCAATGGAAGCTGGAGAAATTGAATTACGTGGTGTTAAAAGTTCTACATTCTTTAGCTTATTACGTCAAATGACCATTGAAGGTGTATATGCTGATCCACTATATGGTGGAAACAAGGACATGATGGGATGGAAAATGAAAGAACATCCAGGAATTCGTGCAGGTTATAGTGACTTAATCGAGGAGGAGGAGTTCCAAGTCATTGAGCAAATGAGTTTAAAAGACTATCAAAGATAA
- a CDS encoding GMC family oxidoreductase, which produces MAVKLDKVDVVVVGTGWAGGIPSAELAKKGYKVVALERGKDHDHSDFIGSKDELRYASRYEIMTDNSVSTVTARDSLDDEAFPLRTQRENFEGNNVGGSSAHWSGVTQRGRKFDFQARSITIEKYGEDKIPADMNLQDMGITYDELEPYFDRFEKTAGTSGEDDPMGPPRSDSYPTGPMRASYPVKLFKEAATNLGYHPVMVPSANLSEQYENPDGETINACQYCSFCMMYGCDFGAKSDPIGTVIPTAMKTGNFELRTESYARRVLHEDGKATGILYVDMRSGIEYEQPADVVILGGYTISNTHLMLLSEIGKPYNPETGEGVIGKNSAGLQSPGGSATGFFENIKFNLFMGAGALGGTFSDLDSDNLDHTDLDFIGGGICEIRQRGSGPIGFNPVPRGTPQWGKEYKEKSLHYANRMLSIGFMSPSFGWKFNYMDLDPNYTDMFNDPLLRITHSVTEHDQKYSEYFADRAEELMKEMGADIVEKSNPPQGWGHTQGYGETTGGVIMGDAPETSAINNYSQVWDMENLFVIGASALPHKIPQQTCTIGALAYRAAEGIDKYLSDGSGLLVEAETKEKV; this is translated from the coding sequence ATGGCTGTAAAATTAGATAAAGTAGATGTTGTCGTAGTTGGAACTGGTTGGGCTGGTGGAATTCCTTCAGCAGAACTAGCAAAAAAGGGATACAAGGTAGTGGCTTTAGAGCGCGGAAAGGATCATGACCATAGTGATTTCATTGGCTCTAAAGATGAGTTACGTTACGCATCCCGTTATGAAATTATGACAGATAACTCTGTTTCAACTGTTACAGCACGTGATAGTTTAGATGATGAGGCATTTCCGCTTCGAACACAAAGAGAGAACTTTGAAGGAAACAACGTTGGGGGAAGTAGTGCTCACTGGTCAGGAGTTACACAGCGTGGACGCAAATTTGATTTTCAAGCACGCTCGATTACGATTGAGAAATATGGAGAAGATAAAATCCCAGCAGATATGAATTTACAGGATATGGGGATAACATATGATGAATTAGAACCTTATTTTGACAGATTCGAAAAAACAGCTGGGACATCCGGTGAAGATGATCCAATGGGACCACCACGTAGCGATAGTTATCCTACAGGGCCAATGCGTGCTTCCTACCCAGTAAAGTTATTTAAAGAAGCAGCAACTAATTTAGGATACCATCCAGTTATGGTACCGTCTGCTAACCTTTCTGAACAATATGAGAATCCAGATGGAGAAACCATTAATGCTTGTCAATATTGTTCATTCTGTATGATGTATGGTTGTGACTTTGGTGCAAAATCAGACCCAATTGGAACAGTTATCCCTACAGCTATGAAAACAGGTAATTTTGAATTACGTACAGAATCCTATGCGCGTCGCGTATTACATGAAGATGGAAAAGCTACCGGTATTTTATATGTAGACATGCGTTCGGGAATTGAATATGAGCAACCTGCTGATGTGGTTATTTTAGGCGGTTACACGATTTCCAACACACACTTAATGTTACTTTCTGAAATTGGTAAACCATATAATCCGGAAACTGGTGAAGGAGTTATTGGTAAAAACTCTGCTGGATTACAGTCTCCAGGTGGAAGTGCGACTGGTTTCTTCGAAAATATAAAATTCAACTTATTTATGGGAGCAGGCGCCTTAGGGGGTACATTTAGTGACCTTGATAGTGACAACCTCGATCATACTGATTTAGACTTTATCGGTGGAGGTATTTGCGAAATTCGTCAACGTGGCTCAGGACCAATCGGTTTTAATCCGGTACCGCGAGGCACACCACAATGGGGGAAAGAGTATAAAGAGAAATCACTCCACTATGCAAACCGTATGTTAAGTATTGGATTTATGTCACCATCATTTGGTTGGAAATTTAACTATATGGACTTAGATCCAAACTATACAGACATGTTCAATGATCCATTATTAAGAATTACACACTCGGTTACAGAACACGATCAAAAATACTCAGAGTACTTTGCTGATCGTGCAGAAGAACTCATGAAAGAAATGGGAGCAGACATTGTTGAAAAAAGTAATCCACCACAAGGATGGGGCCATACACAAGGCTATGGTGAAACAACTGGTGGAGTAATTATGGGAGATGCCCCAGAGACTTCTGCAATAAACAACTACTCTCAAGTATGGGATATGGAAAATCTATTTGTAATCGGAGCATCTGCTTTACCACATAAAATTCCTCAACAAACATGTACAATCGGTGCATTAGCATACCGTGCTGCAGAAGGAATTGACAAGTACTTATCAGACGGTAGTGGATTGTTAGTTGAAGCTGAAACGAAAGAGAAAGTATAA
- a CDS encoding SCO family protein produces MKKTLFNIMLLIFTLTIAACSNEKIETNMSSTVADFEFTDQHNEAFASEQLKDDWWIAYFFYTNCTMVCPQTTANIVNVQTTLSDEGITPSIIGFSVDPDTDTPTVLQDYAAIYGANLETMTFLTGYEFDTIKELSNKSFKTVLDGGGPEGHAYAHSTSFFLINPKGEVIKRYDGLSQSDLEKLIADVKNIM; encoded by the coding sequence GTGAAAAAAACATTGTTTAACATTATGCTACTCATCTTTACACTTACAATTGCTGCTTGTAGTAACGAAAAAATTGAAACTAACATGTCTTCGACTGTCGCAGATTTTGAATTTACAGACCAGCATAATGAAGCCTTTGCATCAGAACAATTAAAAGATGACTGGTGGATTGCTTATTTTTTCTATACAAACTGTACAATGGTTTGCCCACAAACAACCGCCAATATCGTAAACGTACAAACAACACTAAGTGATGAAGGCATAACACCGTCAATTATCGGCTTCAGTGTAGACCCCGATACTGATACACCAACAGTACTCCAAGATTACGCAGCAATATATGGTGCAAATCTTGAAACCATGACTTTTTTAACTGGATATGAATTTGACACAATAAAAGAACTATCCAACAAATCATTTAAAACCGTACTAGACGGAGGAGGACCAGAAGGCCATGCATATGCACATAGCACGTCTTTCTTCCTTATCAATCCGAAAGGCGAAGTCATTAAACGATATGATGGCCTATCACAGTCAGATCTTGAGAAACTTATTGCAGATGTGAAAAACATAATGTGA
- a CDS encoding DUF1801 domain-containing protein gives MYEPKMKENDNSVIEFIKSVESEKKRADAYQLLEIFEEVTGYDAKMWGPSIIGFGSYHYKYASGHEGDAPLVGFSPRKAKISLYLDYESEEREKLLENFGKHTKSKACIYVNKIADIDTYVLKELIRHTVEKYRKLYPNE, from the coding sequence ATGTATGAACCAAAGATGAAAGAAAATGATAATAGTGTAATTGAATTTATTAAAAGTGTGGAAAGTGAGAAGAAGAGAGCAGATGCCTATCAATTATTAGAGATTTTTGAAGAAGTAACTGGTTATGATGCGAAAATGTGGGGACCTAGTATTATAGGATTTGGTAGCTATCACTATAAGTATGCATCAGGTCATGAAGGAGATGCACCTTTAGTGGGTTTCTCACCAAGAAAGGCTAAAATTAGTCTTTATTTGGATTATGAAAGTGAAGAAAGAGAAAAATTATTGGAAAACTTCGGTAAACATACGAAGAGTAAGGCTTGTATTTACGTTAATAAAATAGCTGATATTGACACTTATGTATTAAAGGAATTAATCAGACATACAGTAGAGAAATATCGAAAGCTTTATCCAAATGAATAA
- a CDS encoding DUF1992 domain-containing protein, with product MERKYRDIVGERIKESNTDLQNLPGMGKPLPKDYTQKDTFQHFQKIVKDAGFLPPWLKLQKEIAALLDEVETEIDIEEINKKVKKYNRMCPTPLQKNLVSLSNLEKSKKSWESN from the coding sequence ATGGAAAGGAAATATAGGGATATTGTAGGCGAAAGAATTAAGGAAAGTAATACGGATTTACAAAATCTCCCGGGAATGGGTAAACCACTTCCTAAAGATTATACGCAAAAGGATACATTTCAACACTTTCAAAAAATAGTAAAGGATGCTGGATTTTTACCACCGTGGTTGAAGCTACAAAAAGAAATAGCGGCTTTATTGGATGAGGTTGAAACAGAAATTGATATAGAAGAAATTAATAAGAAAGTTAAAAAATATAATCGCATGTGCCCTACCCCATTACAAAAAAATTTAGTAAGCCTATCTAATTTAGAGAAATCTAAAAAAAGCTGGGAATCAAATTAG
- a CDS encoding NAD-dependent epimerase/dehydratase family protein has product MRIFVAGASGVIGRLLIPLLVKEGHEVFGMTHNTASKGLIQEIGATPVVVDVFDRDAVISAFREVRPEIVIHQLTSLSKYNLEDNAKIRNLGTRNLVDASRTVGVKRMIAQSISWAYEPDSYPATEESLLDVKAPEPRKTTIDGAVALENAVSEMEEFVILRFGMLYGPSTWYDPSGMIAEKVRNQEMKATDGIMSFLHIADAARATLAALEWPNGAVNIVDDEPVPGTVWLPYYASLIGAPEPKVQASSNRGERGASNAKARQEYGWEPIFPTWYDGFRASLSSSNNIKK; this is encoded by the coding sequence TTGAGAATTTTTGTTGCTGGTGCAAGTGGTGTTATTGGCCGTTTATTAATTCCTTTGTTGGTAAAGGAGGGACATGAAGTATTTGGAATGACTCATAATACAGCGTCTAAAGGCCTTATTCAGGAAATAGGTGCTACTCCTGTGGTAGTGGATGTTTTCGATCGTGATGCTGTAATTTCGGCTTTTCGTGAAGTGCGTCCTGAGATTGTTATCCATCAACTCACCTCATTAAGTAAATATAATTTGGAAGACAATGCGAAAATTAGAAACTTAGGGACAAGAAATCTTGTTGATGCATCCCGAACTGTTGGAGTGAAGCGGATGATTGCTCAAAGTATTTCTTGGGCATATGAGCCAGACAGTTATCCGGCAACTGAAGAGAGCCTCTTAGATGTTAAGGCACCGGAGCCACGAAAAACAACTATTGATGGAGCGGTAGCTCTAGAGAATGCTGTTTCCGAAATGGAAGAGTTCGTTATTCTTCGATTCGGAATGCTTTACGGACCATCCACTTGGTATGATCCATCGGGAATGATTGCAGAGAAGGTTCGTAATCAAGAAATGAAGGCTACTGACGGCATAATGTCATTTTTACATATTGCAGATGCTGCACGAGCTACCCTCGCTGCACTAGAGTGGCCAAATGGGGCGGTCAACATAGTAGATGATGAGCCAGTTCCTGGAACGGTATGGCTCCCATACTATGCTTCATTAATTGGTGCTCCTGAACCTAAAGTCCAGGCGAGCAGCAACCGTGGTGAGCGTGGTGCTTCCAATGCTAAAGCACGGCAGGAGTATGGATGGGAACCCATTTTCCCGACCTGGTATGACGGATTCAGGGCGAGCTTAAGTTCATCTAATAACATCAAAAAATAA
- a CDS encoding alpha/beta fold hydrolase: MGYFVTVEPGVNLYVEDINRGGDNTVVFLHGWPLSHKQFEYQFNVLPAMGYRCIGIDWRGFGNSDKPIGDYTFNKLADDIRRIVASLQLNNFTLVGHSTGGAIAIRYMSRHNNFGVSKLILIDAAAPTGFTTETANNFLKDVLNDRPKMIQNVIDSFFFQYITKSFSNWFLQMGLQAASWSTTAIITTLRDEQLYADLPKIYVPTLIIHGIHDKVIPFSQAETLNEKISNSRLVPFQYSGHGPFWEERDKFNQLLTQFI; encoded by the coding sequence ATGGGATATTTTGTTACTGTAGAGCCAGGGGTGAATCTATATGTAGAGGATATTAATCGAGGAGGGGATAACACGGTCGTATTTTTACATGGCTGGCCTTTAAGCCATAAACAGTTTGAATATCAGTTTAATGTTCTTCCAGCTATGGGTTATCGTTGTATTGGTATTGACTGGAGGGGCTTTGGAAATTCAGATAAACCAATAGGTGATTATACATTTAACAAACTTGCAGATGATATCCGTCGAATAGTTGCTTCACTCCAATTAAATAACTTTACGCTTGTTGGTCACTCTACTGGAGGAGCTATCGCCATTCGGTATATGTCCCGTCATAACAATTTCGGAGTATCAAAGCTTATTTTAATTGATGCGGCTGCTCCAACTGGATTTACTACAGAAACGGCTAATAATTTTCTTAAAGACGTCTTAAATGACCGACCTAAAATGATACAGAATGTAATAGATAGTTTTTTCTTTCAGTATATAACAAAGTCATTTTCCAATTGGTTTTTGCAAATGGGATTACAAGCAGCAAGTTGGTCGACAACTGCTATTATAACTACCTTAAGGGATGAACAACTATATGCAGATCTTCCAAAAATTTATGTTCCTACTTTAATTATCCACGGTATCCATGATAAAGTTATTCCATTTTCTCAAGCTGAAACACTAAATGAAAAAATAAGCAATTCACGGCTTGTTCCTTTTCAATATAGTGGTCATGGGCCTTTTTGGGAAGAACGTGATAAGTTTAATCAACTATTGACACAATTTATTTAG
- a CDS encoding CPBP family glutamic-type intramembrane protease, which produces MFNWVVFIILVSISIPGTIISSILLNNKTTSGKREAPITVVIILQLVFLSVFVALGVALINKISLHAENIYISSWIEATLVGIGCSITHILIYYVFYKPLLGKAFYKIEKHRNSIGIVNRILYASVVEELIFRWGIMSLLLWATQSFLTEGISVWISIVVSSLIFTLAHYQGSSVAGKSFTLYSYIFIGNMLVGIICGWQFYNNGILAAILVHMCFHLILYPFEIKFLKGEQNK; this is translated from the coding sequence ATGTTTAATTGGGTAGTGTTTATAATTCTTGTTTCTATCTCTATCCCTGGTACAATTATTTCTTCCATTTTGCTTAATAATAAAACGACTTCGGGAAAAAGAGAAGCGCCCATTACTGTAGTTATTATTTTACAACTTGTATTCCTAAGTGTATTTGTAGCTTTGGGTGTCGCATTAATTAATAAAATAAGTCTTCATGCGGAGAATATCTATATTAGTAGTTGGATAGAAGCTACCTTAGTAGGTATTGGATGTTCAATTACACATATTTTAATCTATTATGTCTTCTATAAACCTCTTTTAGGTAAAGCTTTTTATAAGATTGAAAAACATAGAAATTCAATTGGCATCGTGAATCGAATACTATATGCAAGTGTAGTGGAAGAGCTAATCTTTCGTTGGGGAATAATGAGTTTATTACTTTGGGCAACACAATCTTTCCTAACAGAAGGAATATCGGTATGGATATCTATTGTTGTATCTAGTTTGATTTTTACACTAGCGCACTATCAAGGTTCCTCAGTAGCTGGAAAATCATTTACACTGTATAGTTACATCTTTATTGGTAATATGCTTGTAGGTATTATTTGTGGATGGCAATTTTATAATAATGGTATCCTTGCTGCGATACTAGTTCATATGTGCTTTCATTTAATCTTATATCCGTTTGAAATTAAATTTTTAAAAGGTGAACAGAATAAATGA
- a CDS encoding MarR family winged helix-turn-helix transcriptional regulator, which produces MNQGDFIKEGFSLFDKINHHLVINYYSLLDIELPPKQFMVLHLIHEIEPAKVQDISQKLQLSISSVSQLVNKLEQGNYVSRSINPQNRREILVRIDGKGKEFFKKYDEMDDLVIEKYYSKLSLKETKQFRDFAQKLYNIITEDSNHV; this is translated from the coding sequence TTGAACCAAGGTGATTTCATTAAAGAGGGTTTCTCATTATTTGATAAAATCAACCATCATTTAGTAATTAATTATTACTCTTTATTAGATATTGAACTCCCTCCAAAGCAGTTTATGGTACTCCATCTTATTCATGAGATTGAACCAGCAAAAGTTCAAGACATATCTCAAAAATTACAGCTATCAATAAGTTCAGTAAGTCAGCTTGTTAATAAATTAGAGCAAGGAAACTATGTCTCAAGAAGTATCAACCCACAAAATAGAAGGGAAATTTTGGTAAGAATCGACGGGAAAGGAAAGGAATTTTTTAAAAAATATGATGAAATGGATGACTTGGTTATAGAAAAGTATTATTCTAAATTATCCTTAAAAGAAACAAAGCAATTTAGGGATTTTGCCCAAAAATTGTATAATATCATTACTGAGGATTCTAATCATGTTTAA
- a CDS encoding glutaredoxin family protein → MTKAVFYHAGCPVCVDAEQVVLDYLDKSKITIEIVHLGTDQNRIEEAEKAGVKSVPALLIGENVYHINYGASLDEVKG, encoded by the coding sequence ATGACAAAAGCTGTTTTTTATCATGCAGGATGTCCAGTTTGTGTGGATGCGGAGCAAGTAGTTCTTGACTATCTTGACAAATCAAAAATTACTATAGAAATCGTGCATCTTGGTACAGATCAAAATCGAATTGAAGAAGCGGAGAAGGCGGGTGTGAAATCCGTTCCAGCATTATTAATTGGCGAAAATGTATATCATATCAATTATGGCGCGAGTCTAGATGAGGTTAAAGGATAA